The sequence CTTCCACCGCGCGGACAATTCGCTGTACCGCCCGCCGTCACTCATCTGGCTGGTGGCGAGCGCATCCCGGGCCGCTCGGCCCAGCCCCCGCAGCACGTCACCGGGCCGCTCGGCCCGCTCCGCATGGGCCGACAGCGGCAAGCCTCGCCGCTCCAACTCCTCGCGCACGGTGGGCATCAGCCCCAGCGTCTGTCCCAACTGCTTGTCCCGGGCCAGCAGGCGCAGCAACGCGCCCACCTCGTCGTCATGGGCCGAGTGCAGCACGAAGAGGGCGAACACCTCCGCGTGGTAGTGCCCATAGCGCTCGGTGGCCTCGAGCAGGAAGGCGGCGCGCTTGCGGGTGAGGAGGTCGGCGGCGTCCGCGCGTATGGGCCCCAGGGCCCCCAGCCGCACGGCGCTCCAGCCGTCCAGCGCCTCCACCACCCGGGGCATGTCCACCCGCTCCTGCAACGCCACGTAGTCCCCGGGCGAGGCACATCGCAGGAAGGGGGCCAGCAACGCCTCGGCATCCCCCGCGGACAGCTCGGGCCACCCCGGAGGCAGGGCCTGCTCTCCACACGCGACAACTTCTCCCGAGGCGGCGCCGGACCCGCCTGTCCCCTCGGCCAGGACGAGCGCAGTGCTCGCGGCGCACCCCGCCAGCACGGCGACGGCCAGCAGCAACAACGCCACCCCGCCGCCCCACGTCGTGTCAGAAGTCCTCACGGGCACCCCCGAGGGCACTTCAGCGCCGCAGCAGCACGGAGGCGGCCGACACGGGGGGCGGCTCGACGGCGGTGCCCTTGCGGCGCTGCACGGGCGCGTCCAGGAAGGTGCCGAGCAGCACCCAGCGCCGTGCGTCCTCGTCGCGACCCGGCCGGGCCATGAGCGGCGTGGTGTAGTGCCAGAAGGGCAGCCGGTACACGGTGATGCCGCCCAGCGTGTTCACGCTCTTCATCTCCGAGAAGTGTCCCTTCTTCGAGTAGATGAGCCACTGGTGCGCCACCGCGGGCGTGGCGAACGTGAGGTGCATGTCCACGTAGCCGTCGCGTGCTTCCTCGTCCTCGGGGTGGTGATCGTTGTGCGGCCCCGCGTAGTCCCCCGGGCCGTAGCACAGCACCTGGATGCCCCACTTGCGCCGCAACGGCCGGCCACTCACCGCCGCCGCGAACGCCGCGAAGCTGTCCGAGCGCATCATCTCCACCAGCCCCACCCGCTCCGCGGCCGCATACGAGCGCGAGCGTCGGCTCTCCAGCATCGCCGTGCTCACCCGCACCGTCTTGGGCAGCAGCTCCTCGTAGTTCTCCGTCATCCCGAGGATGCTCTCGGGGGGGATGGGGTCCTCCATGGGCGAGAGCGTGCCCGGCAGCGCCGCCTCCAGTGCGTCCCGGCAGGCCGCCGCCTTGCGCGCGTCGATCACCCCGCCGAGCGCCACGAAGCGCTGGCCCGGCTTGAGGAGCGCGCCGCACGCCTCGTCGTCCCGGCCCTCCAGGATGCGCCGCCCCCGGGGCGTGAGCAGATCCGCGAACTGCGCGGGAAAGGTCTTCATGTCACCCGTCTCTTCCGTGCCAGTTCCACCAGCGCCGGGCCAATCTCCCCCAGCGGCAGCACCCGGCTCACCGCTCCGGTGGCCACCGCCTCCTGGGGCATTCCGTAGATGACCGCCGTGCGCTCCGACTCCGCCCACACCTCGCCGCCCGCCTTGCGGATGCTCTTGGCGCCCAGGGCCCCATCCGAGCCCATGCCCGTCAGTACCACACCCACCGCCTTGGAACCGAACACCTCGGCCAGGCTCATGAAGAGCCGGTCCACCGAGGGCGCGTGCTTGTCCTGCATCGTCGGCGGCGGTGTCCCGAGCGTGTACTGCCCACCCTGCCGGTACACCACGAGCTGCCGTCCACCGGGGGCGATGAAGACATGGCCCGGCTGGAGCGTGTCGCCCTCCTGTGCCTCGCGCACCGTGAAGGGGCCGAGCCTGTCCAGGCGCTCGGCGAAGGCGCGGGTGAACTGCTTGGGCATGTGCTGGCACACCAGCAGGCTCATCGACGGCTCGGGCGAGAGCGACTCCAACAGCCGCTGCACCGCGGGCGGTCCACCCGTGGAGGCCCCCACGCCCACCACGAACGAGGGCTCCAGGGGAATGACACGCGAGCGGCGCACCGCGGGCTGGAGCTCCGCGCGCACCCGCCGCGCGGCGTGGACCTTCTCATGCAGCTCCCGGCGCAGCCGCTCCAGCGCATCGGGCGTGGGCTTGGAGGGCTTGGCGATGAAGTCGAAGGCACCCAGCTCCAGCGCCTTGAACACGTCCGCCTTGTGCGCATAGCTGGAGATGACGATGACGGGCGTGGGCGCGGCGCTCTTGAGCAGGCGCAGGAAGGAATAGCCGCCCAGCCGCGGCATCTCCAGGTCCAACGTCACCACGTCCGGGTGCAGCGCCAGCACCTGACGCAGGCCCTCGTTGCCGTCGGCGGCGGTGCTCACCACGCGCACGTCCGGCGAGGACTCCAGCAGCTCCGTGAGCAGCCGGCGGTTGGGCGCCGAGTCGTCCACCACCAGGACCTTCAG is a genomic window of Cystobacter fuscus DSM 2262 containing:
- a CDS encoding protein-glutamate methylesterase/protein-glutamine glutaminase codes for the protein MSAEEPLKVLVVDDSAPNRRLLTELLESSPDVRVVSTAADGNEGLRQVLALHPDVVTLDLEMPRLGGYSFLRLLKSAAPTPVIVISSYAHKADVFKALELGAFDFIAKPSKPTPDALERLRRELHEKVHAARRVRAELQPAVRRSRVIPLEPSFVVGVGASTGGPPAVQRLLESLSPEPSMSLLVCQHMPKQFTRAFAERLDRLGPFTVREAQEGDTLQPGHVFIAPGGRQLVVYRQGGQYTLGTPPPTMQDKHAPSVDRLFMSLAEVFGSKAVGVVLTGMGSDGALGAKSIRKAGGEVWAESERTAVIYGMPQEAVATGAVSRVLPLGEIGPALVELARKRRVT